GCAGAGGGATATGCTGTATGGCCCACAGTCGCGTACGGTGGGTGCGTACGCAAAAGAGCAGATCTGGAGGCGCATCAGGCATACTGTGAATTCGGTATTCCACCACAACCGCAGTATTGCCGAACTGATGCATAAGTGGAGGGACATGCGGCGAGTggtgaagcggaagcaggccaggCGACTTGCTGAAGGTGGAAGGAGCCGCATCACCTTTACAGCCTCGGAGCAGCTGATTCTGGGAACCCTATCGGAAGCAGCTGTGGGTGGCGTTGGCCACCTGGACTCCATGCGCCGTGCAGGGCAGCAAGGTATGCAGACCAACACCTTGGtatatcccccccaccccctcttctcCCATCTCACAGTAGAGCAGCATATGTGTTCATGTAACCTATAGGTACTGATTACTGATTACTGTTCACCTGTATAGCCAACCCTGTGTCCATTTCAGGTTCCACCTTGCAAAGttgccctctccctcttcccccaccccacagaCACGCGCAGGGGCTGTGCGCACGGGCTGTGCGCACggcccttcccacctttccctaTTTGTTTCCTTTTCACCTTCCTGTACCACACATGCCAACTGCACAGGTTACATAGCATAGGTCATGTGGTCGTGGAGTGCAGAAACAGTGTGCCTTGATTTAGGTTGAGGGTTGGTTTGGCCTGGGAGGTCCCACATTCCATGCAGCCCACTGAGAACGCTCCTGTGTCCTGAGCTGGTTGTAGGGCAGGTGCTACATGTGTCTGGTTGGCAGCCACTAATGATACCCCAGAGGTGTCTTGACACCTCTGGGGTATCATGTGACTACCACCTGTGTAtatggctatatatatatatatatatatatatatacatcacaCCCCTATTGTCAGTGTGCTAATACCCATATGCTTTACCatttaggggagccagatgatgagcaaccCGGACCTGCACCTAGGCCCCAACGCCAGTACCGGCGTGTGCAGGTGCTCCGTGACTCgtctgaagaggaggagggggaagaccGTCAGCGCATGGAGCAgcctgaggaggagcagcagggagAGGAACCGGACGAACCGCTCGCTGAGGTGGAACCTGATGTTCAGCAGGACAGCAGTGAGTCCGACCATCCTGAGCCCCAGGCTGACCAGGTTACCGGGCCGGCAGAGACACTTGTACGGCAGGGTGCCAGCATCTTGGCTGCCATCTCTGGCCTGTCGGACATAATCCAGCAGGAAGGCAGTGCCCTCCGTCTCACTGTGAGGGAGGGGTATGAGCGCCTTGAGGGGGGCCTCCAAGCCATTTGCCAGGCCACTGAGCGGCAGACGGAGGTGTGGATGCAGTTGGTTCAGCGCATGCCTCCCGTACAGCCCCCGCCTCCCGTACAGCCCCCACCACCGGTGGCTCCATGGCCATGGATGCCTCCATACCCATGGATGCCACCTGCCCGTGCAGGGGCCCCTGAGGTGGTACCTCCACCTGTGCCACCTGTGGCACCAGCACCTCAGCCTCCTGCAGGCTATGAGTGGATGGCACCCCTGCCTGCACCTGCTGTTCCAccgcctcctcctccaccaccaccaccaccacgagcTGCAGAGCTATTGCCCCTGGCTATGCCATCATgtagccatgccccagatgtgGCCCAGGCACCTGTGCCCTCTGAGGGCAGTGTCAGCAGTGGCCGGAGTCCTCTGCACCGCAGTACCCAGGTGGGCCAGTCTAGGCTTTCCGAGGCTCGTAGGAGGGGACGGACAAAGAAGTGACCTGTCACAGGATTTCTGTTGTTCAATTATGTTTATTCAGTATCACATTTGTCACacctgtaaataaatgcacagtTATCACCTACGGAAATGGCTGTCTATGAGACTGTTCCTTTCTCGTATTCCCCGCCTTTGGCTCAGGTGATGTATTTCATCCAGTTCCTCCATGGACAGCtgtctgtcctcctcctcctcctcctcctcattgtcTTCCAGTCCATCCTCAGGTACAGGGATGTGTCTGTTAATTGCCAGATTATGTAGGatacagcaggctaggaataTCTCACACACACCTTAGCAGGGGAGTACAGGAGGCACCCAccggatctgtccagacagcggaagcgtgatttcaggatgccaaatgttctctcgatgacagccctggtcctacggtgtgccctgttgtagcgcaTCTCAGCTGCCGTGTTGGGGCAGGCCATGGGGACCATGAGCCACGATTTGaggggatagcctctgtcacctgtaacATACGAGATAATCAGACGGTTAGATAATGTGTGTGGATCACTGGCGTTCAGCTCACAGGGCTTACACATAGAATGCCTACTGTGGCACCCTATAGCTAGTGATTGTACAAAGATAGGTGGGTGCTGTTGTTTGTTGCTCTACTACCTAGGAGCCAACCCCCAGTGATGTGACGCAGCTGGAATTCTTCATAGATCCTTGATTGGGTGAGAATGTAGGTGTCGTGGGTGGATCCAGGAAAGCGAGGCACTACGTTCGTGATGAGGCCCTTGGCATTGCACACCACCTGCATGTTTAGTGAGTGGAATCCCTTGCGATTGCGGTAGATGGCCTCATCTgctcctggtgcccttaggggcacgtgggtgcaatcaatagctcccaagaccgaGGGGAAGCGTACTATttggtagaagtctctcatggttccatgctgttcctctctactgatggggaaggagataaagtggtgtgtgtgtcgcagcagggcagccagggcctgctccagacATCTTGAGGTGGCACCCTGAGTGATTCCAGACGTCAGGCCAAGCAGGGTTTGGAAGGTGCCGGTAGCCAGAAATGCAAGGAAGGTAGTCACCTTGACgtgtacaggcaaggcatggcTCCTTTGCGTGCGTGGTTGCAGGTCACCCTCTAACATTCTGCAGAGGGACAGAATGGTCTCCTTATCAAATCTGTACCGGgtcattacttcctcctcagacaggtcCAGAAATTGGGTGCGGGTCCTGTAGACCCGGTGTAACGGGTAGCGTCTCCGTctcagctgccttctcctcctcctcctcctctctctttcccttctgagCCTTAGGGATTCCAGCACGTATATTGCTGCTGCGGTGAACATGTGTAGATTGTGGAATTAGCAATGACTGGCAGTCTGGACGCTCCTGCGGCTCTCTCTCCTATACGCACATTAACGTTGTGTATGGACAACGGTGCCACTGTCCCAGTTTAGAGCGGGTACTCCCCCAGGCCCTCTCCTGTCCACCTTCTGCCCTTCTACAGGATCTCTGGAACTGTAGTGATGTCAGACAGCAGCCGCAGAGCCTTCACTCCTTCCTTGCGCACAAaaaaagcagaagtaaatgtacGCGAGCGAATTCGTATGCGCGCGCCGGTGACGTTATgcgtgtcccttataaaatacgtTTTATACGCATAGGTTCGGTCTccgcccagacacgcccccgacacgcccccgacacgccccttttgtaTTTGCGTAATGTTGCTCGCGCAGGTCCACTTACACGCATAAATACCGCTATGCAAAATTCAGGTTGTGCGCGCCACTCCGGTTTATGCGCTTAAGTGCCTGTTTTCCCGCGCGtacggctttgaaaatctacccgtaagagTAACCTTcattcaactgcctctagctcttgaaccaatagagatc
This genomic stretch from Rhinatrema bivittatum unplaced genomic scaffold, aRhiBiv1.1, whole genome shotgun sequence harbors:
- the LOC115082668 gene encoding actin cytoskeleton-regulatory complex protein PAN1-like, which translates into the protein MAQAQPVLLRKPNFLPGEVDMLVEHVMRQRDMLYGPQSRTVGAYAKEQIWRRIRHTVNSVFHHNRSIAELMHKWRDMRRVVKRKQARRLAEGGRSRITFTASEQLILGTLSEAAVGGVGHLDSMRRAGQQGEPDDEQPGPAPRPQRQYRRVQVLRDSSEEEEGEDRQRMEQPEEEQQGEEPDEPLAEVEPDVQQDSSESDHPEPQADQVTGPAETLVRQGASILAAISGLSDIIQQEGSALRLTVREGYERLEGGLQAICQATERQTEVWMQLVQRMPPVQPPPPVQPPPPVAPWPWMPPYPWMPPARAGAPEVVPPPVPPVAPAPQPPAGYEWMAPLPAPAVPPPPPPPPPPPRAAELLPLAMPSCSHAPDVAQAPVPSEGSVSSGRSPLHRSTQVGQSRLSEARRRGRTKK